Proteins encoded within one genomic window of Amycolatopsis nigrescens CSC17Ta-90:
- a CDS encoding amidohydrolase, with protein MCEHHPRRTSITRAQFLKLAGAAFAAPAVLGACSPEPAATGERLLLDNVRGYTIAGGGLRRFASLLVAADGRVEALDPGNTGGARRIDGRGRVCLPGLHDAHGHIWELGAKATELNLSGTRSLDEAMGALQRYAAEHPDQQWIKGRGWNEVVWGLGRLPTAADLDRVVSDRPVWLERVDGHAAVTNSAGLRAAGVTADTPDPDGGQIVRGADGQPAGVFVDAATDLLDEHLPPLGEQDHRQHLEAVQRLLNKVGLTSASDAGAEADQVAVLRKEADAGTLSVRFNEFLSWDAFSEVGADVRTDSVANDLLRIRTVKLYVDGALGSRGAALIDPYLDAPDTRGLPQLSAEELNEQVRSIIDGGYQCAVHAIGDLGNRMVLDAYERALGDGPSQLRHRVEHVQVVAPSDIPRFKKLGLIASMQPVHATDDMNMAEDRVGPDRIAGAYAWRSFLDQGTVIAAGSDFPVSSENPFDGLHAAVTRTDREGKPAGGWYPKQAMTIVEAVRAFTLDAAYAAHQEHVLGSLEPGKWADFILLDQDPFAPEPGRALWQTGVLQTWVGGRRVGDYGTL; from the coding sequence ATGTGTGAGCACCACCCCCGCAGGACCTCGATCACCAGGGCGCAGTTCCTGAAGCTGGCCGGTGCCGCGTTCGCCGCGCCCGCCGTGCTGGGCGCGTGCAGCCCCGAACCCGCGGCCACCGGGGAACGCCTGCTGCTCGACAACGTCCGCGGCTACACGATCGCCGGCGGCGGCCTGCGCCGGTTCGCCAGCCTGCTGGTCGCCGCGGATGGCCGGGTGGAGGCGCTGGATCCCGGCAACACCGGGGGCGCCAGGCGGATCGACGGGCGCGGGCGGGTCTGCCTGCCGGGGCTGCATGACGCGCACGGGCACATCTGGGAGCTGGGCGCCAAGGCGACCGAGCTCAACCTGTCCGGTACCCGGTCACTGGACGAGGCGATGGGCGCGCTCCAGCGTTACGCCGCCGAACATCCGGACCAGCAGTGGATCAAGGGGCGCGGCTGGAACGAGGTGGTGTGGGGACTGGGCAGGCTGCCCACCGCCGCCGACCTCGACCGGGTGGTCAGCGACCGGCCGGTGTGGCTGGAGCGGGTGGACGGGCACGCGGCGGTGACCAACAGCGCCGGCCTGCGGGCCGCGGGCGTCACCGCGGACACCCCCGATCCCGACGGCGGCCAGATCGTGCGCGGCGCGGACGGGCAGCCGGCCGGGGTCTTCGTGGACGCCGCGACCGACCTGCTGGACGAGCACCTCCCGCCGCTCGGCGAACAGGACCACCGGCAGCACCTGGAGGCCGTGCAGCGGCTGCTGAACAAGGTCGGGCTCACGTCGGCCAGCGACGCCGGCGCGGAGGCGGACCAGGTCGCGGTCCTGCGCAAGGAAGCCGACGCGGGCACGCTTTCCGTGCGCTTCAACGAGTTCCTGTCCTGGGACGCGTTCAGCGAGGTCGGCGCGGACGTGCGGACCGACTCGGTGGCGAACGACCTGCTGCGCATCCGCACGGTGAAGCTGTACGTGGACGGCGCGCTGGGCAGCCGCGGCGCCGCGCTGATCGACCCGTATCTCGACGCGCCGGACACCCGCGGCCTGCCGCAGCTGTCCGCCGAGGAGCTCAACGAGCAGGTGCGGAGCATCATCGACGGCGGGTACCAGTGCGCGGTGCACGCGATCGGCGACCTCGGCAACCGCATGGTGCTCGACGCGTACGAGCGGGCGCTGGGCGACGGGCCGTCCCAGCTGCGGCACCGGGTCGAGCACGTGCAGGTGGTCGCGCCATCGGACATCCCCCGGTTCAAGAAGCTCGGCCTGATCGCGTCGATGCAGCCGGTGCACGCGACCGACGACATGAACATGGCGGAGGACCGGGTCGGCCCCGACCGCATCGCCGGCGCCTACGCCTGGCGCAGCTTCCTCGACCAGGGCACCGTGATCGCCGCCGGCTCGGACTTCCCGGTGTCTTCGGAGAACCCCTTCGACGGCCTGCACGCCGCGGTAACCCGCACCGACCGCGAAGGCAAACCGGCGGGTGGCTGGTACCCGAAACAGGCGATGACGATCGTGGAGGCGGTGCGGGCATTCACCCTGGACGCCGCGTACGCCGCGCACCAGGAGCACGTGCTCGGCTCGCTGGAACCGGGCAAGTGGGCCGACTTCATCCTGCTCGACCAGGACCCGTTCGCCCCCGAACCCGGCCGCGCGCTGTGGCAGACCGGCGTGCTGCAAACCTGGGTCGGCGGCCGCCGGGTCGGCGACTACGGCACCCTCTGA
- a CDS encoding radical SAM protein, with protein sequence MKVLLVNPNVLTPEVFPAGMEYTAEHLIREDRHDISILDMNVSDEIDASVRHQDLVLMGVRNVDSGMDNEAPELPLIRSIVERFRQVYTGPIGIAGSAVNLSPEGVRDYLGIEYALVSKGFGAVDQLLANLDKDVVPPGIIRDYSRCVGGEFERNVIDKAFYLKDGGRIGVATKFGCPFRCQHCDYPAIDGRVITMRPPQEVVEEVRNLHRAGVDKIFFADAQFNLPVKHAIAILEGLLDEDLNEVDWDGFINPHKAAFNERLAHLYKRFGKEQVHFGIDSLSNRVLRELRKGFTVDDVRNAVRMCREHDMEVSCSLLFGSPSETLESVRETFQHIDEIGFNYVDVSPRIRIYPETPLYEIAVEQGIVPAGDPLLHPVFYPVAREVLETVFEMSDARPECHAAGLVQYFSFDEIHLPTEGLKATGGAALREQTAIRVKTVMARILDLAVSPEQIQDDQSLYTSVIGLDSIGLLQVLVALEAEFACHIDDEDVMAADLKDVASLVRLVEDKLAGER encoded by the coding sequence ATGAAAGTCCTGCTCGTCAATCCCAATGTGCTGACGCCGGAAGTGTTCCCCGCCGGGATGGAGTACACGGCGGAGCACCTGATCCGCGAAGACCGGCACGACATCTCGATCCTCGACATGAACGTCTCCGACGAGATCGACGCTTCGGTCCGGCATCAGGACCTGGTCCTGATGGGCGTGCGCAACGTGGACAGCGGCATGGACAACGAGGCACCCGAACTGCCCCTGATCCGCTCGATCGTCGAACGCTTCCGACAGGTCTACACCGGGCCGATCGGCATCGCCGGGTCCGCGGTCAACCTGAGCCCGGAGGGTGTGCGCGATTACCTCGGCATCGAATACGCCTTGGTATCCAAGGGTTTCGGCGCGGTCGACCAGTTGCTCGCCAACCTGGACAAGGACGTCGTCCCGCCCGGCATCATCCGTGACTACTCGCGCTGCGTCGGCGGCGAGTTCGAGCGCAACGTGATCGACAAGGCGTTCTACCTGAAGGACGGCGGCCGGATCGGCGTGGCCACCAAGTTCGGCTGCCCCTTCCGCTGCCAGCACTGCGACTATCCGGCGATCGACGGACGGGTGATCACCATGCGCCCGCCGCAGGAGGTCGTCGAGGAAGTGCGCAATCTGCACCGGGCCGGGGTGGACAAGATCTTCTTCGCCGACGCCCAGTTCAACCTCCCGGTCAAGCACGCCATCGCGATCCTCGAAGGACTGCTCGACGAGGACCTGAACGAAGTGGACTGGGACGGCTTCATCAACCCGCACAAGGCGGCGTTCAACGAGCGCCTCGCGCACCTGTACAAACGCTTCGGCAAGGAGCAGGTGCACTTCGGCATCGACAGCCTGTCCAACCGGGTGCTGCGCGAGCTGCGCAAAGGGTTCACCGTCGACGACGTCCGCAACGCGGTGCGGATGTGCCGCGAGCACGACATGGAGGTGAGCTGCAGCCTGCTCTTCGGCAGCCCGTCGGAGACGCTCGAGTCCGTGCGGGAGACCTTCCAACACATCGACGAGATCGGCTTCAACTATGTGGACGTGAGCCCCCGGATCCGCATCTACCCGGAGACTCCGCTCTACGAAATCGCGGTCGAGCAGGGCATCGTGCCCGCCGGCGACCCGCTGCTGCACCCGGTGTTCTACCCGGTGGCCCGCGAGGTGCTGGAGACCGTCTTCGAGATGTCCGACGCGCGGCCGGAATGTCACGCGGCCGGGCTGGTCCAGTACTTCTCGTTCGACGAGATCCACCTTCCGACCGAGGGCCTGAAGGCCACCGGCGGGGCGGCGTTGCGGGAGCAGACCGCGATCCGGGTCAAGACGGTGATGGCCAGGATTCTCGACCTGGCCGTGTCACCCGAGCAGATCCAGGACGACCAGTCGCTCTACACCTCGGTGATCGGGCTGGACTCGATCGGGCTGCTGCAGGTACTGGTGGCGCTCGAAGCCGAGTTCGCCTGCCACATCGACGACGAGGACGTGATGGCCGCGGACCTCAAGGACGTCGCCAGCCTGGTACGGCTCGTCGAGGACAAACTCGCCGGTGAAAGATGA
- a CDS encoding TrpB-like pyridoxal phosphate-dependent enzyme, whose product MTASSKTANTMPRTQFLLGADDVPTHWYNILADLPFPVPHERRARADGTSNGQRLVPQLPLSLYRSSVSLEPRIEIPEPVRDEYRRWRPTPLYRAWHLERLLDTPARIYYKYEGASPAGSHKLNTAVAQAYFYRRAGIEHVTTGTGAGQWGTALAMACQSFGLGCTAYMVRCSHTQKPYRHLLISAHGADVVASPSTRTEVGRAALARDPDTDGSLAIANAEAIEQARGGDSCRFSVGSGENHVLLHQTVIGEEALLQMELTGDFPDVVIGCMGAGSNFAGLAFPFYREKIRRGLATRLVAVEPEACPKLTRGIYAWDYNDFSGVTPMTKTYTLGHRFVSAGIHAGGLRYHAAAPIVSAMYHHGAIEAVAYPQRAVFEAGLRFIRSEKTVPAPESAHAIRCAVDEALRAREEGRPTVILFNLSGHGLLDLSAYEQYLSGQMQDCAATDEQVHRSLATIPAAERE is encoded by the coding sequence ATGACAGCCTCCTCGAAGACCGCGAACACCATGCCGCGCACCCAGTTCCTGCTCGGGGCGGACGACGTGCCGACGCATTGGTACAACATCCTCGCCGATCTCCCCTTCCCAGTGCCCCATGAGCGGCGGGCGCGCGCCGACGGCACGTCCAACGGGCAGCGCCTGGTGCCGCAGCTCCCGCTATCGCTGTACCGGAGCAGCGTCAGCCTCGAGCCCCGCATCGAGATCCCCGAGCCCGTGCGGGACGAGTACCGCCGCTGGCGGCCGACCCCGCTCTACCGGGCCTGGCACCTGGAACGGCTGCTCGACACCCCGGCTCGCATCTACTACAAGTACGAAGGCGCCAGCCCGGCCGGCAGCCACAAGCTGAACACCGCCGTGGCACAGGCATACTTCTACCGCCGAGCGGGCATCGAACACGTCACCACCGGCACCGGTGCCGGCCAGTGGGGCACCGCGCTCGCCATGGCCTGCCAGAGCTTCGGCCTCGGCTGCACCGCGTACATGGTGCGGTGCAGCCATACCCAGAAACCGTACCGCCACCTGTTGATATCGGCGCACGGCGCGGACGTGGTCGCCAGTCCCAGCACCCGTACCGAGGTCGGCAGGGCGGCGCTGGCACGGGACCCGGACACCGACGGCAGCCTGGCCATCGCCAACGCCGAGGCGATCGAGCAGGCCCGCGGCGGGGACTCCTGCCGGTTCTCGGTCGGCAGCGGCGAGAACCACGTGCTGCTGCACCAGACGGTCATCGGTGAGGAGGCGCTGCTCCAGATGGAGCTGACCGGCGACTTTCCGGACGTGGTGATCGGCTGCATGGGCGCGGGCAGCAACTTCGCCGGGCTGGCGTTCCCGTTCTACCGCGAGAAGATCCGCCGCGGGCTGGCCACTCGGCTGGTCGCGGTGGAGCCGGAAGCCTGCCCGAAGCTGACCCGGGGCATCTACGCGTGGGACTACAACGACTTCTCCGGCGTCACGCCGATGACCAAGACCTACACCCTCGGGCACCGGTTCGTCTCCGCCGGCATCCACGCCGGCGGGCTGCGCTACCACGCGGCCGCGCCGATCGTGAGCGCGATGTACCACCACGGCGCGATCGAAGCCGTGGCCTATCCGCAGCGCGCGGTCTTCGAAGCCGGTCTTCGGTTCATCCGCAGCGAAAAAACGGTGCCCGCGCCGGAGTCGGCGCACGCCATCCGATGCGCGGTCGACGAGGCGCTACGGGCTCGCGAGGAGGGCAGGCCGACGGTGATCCTGTTCAACCTCAGCGGACACGGCCTGCTCGACCTTTCGGCCTACGAGCAGTACCTGAGCGGGCAGATGCAGGACTGCGCCGCCACCGACGAGCAGGTACACCGGTCGCTGGCCACCATCCCCGCCGCGGAACGCGAGTGA